A segment of the Pseudoalteromonas sp. DL-6 genome:
TATGGGCTTAGAGATATCAGATAGTCAGCTTGACCAAACACTCGCTAACATGGCCAAAGAGCAAGGCGGTACGATTGCTGACTTACGTCGTACCATTGAAGCGTCGGGTGAAAGCTTTCAAGCTTACCGCGAAGAAATACGTAAAGAAATAACCACCCAACAAGTCACGCGTGCAAACGTAGACCGCCGTATATATGTAAGCGACCAAGAAATTGATAACTTGCTAAAAATTATGGATAGCCAAGGCCAAAACGCCGAAGAATACGATATTGGTCATATTCTTATCGATATTCCAAGCGGTGCAAGTGCAGACGACGTAAGCTCTGCAAAAACACGTGCAGACAAAGTAATTGAACTACTACAAGACGGCCAAGAGTTTAAGCGTATTGCTATTTCTTCATCAAGTGGTTCAAAAGCCCTTGAGGGTGGTCAGTTAGGTTGGATGGGCATTAACGAAATGCCATCACTATTCGCAGAAGCTGTAAAAGGTGAAAAGAAAGATGCGATTATTGGTCCACTTCGCTCTGGTGCGGGTTTCCACATCATTAAAGTACAAGACGTGCGTGGCCGCCAAGTAGTAGAAACCACAGAAATTAAATCTCGCCACATCCTTATTAAGCCTTCAATTATTTTAAGCGAAGAAAAAGCCCGCACTATGTTAGCTGGCTTTGTTAAAGATTTACGCGCCGGTAATGCTGACTTTGCAGAACTAGCTAAAGAACACTCGCAAGATCCAGGCTCAGCACTTAAAGGCGGACAATACGATTGGACTGATCCAACTACTTACGTGCCTGCGTTTAGAGATACATTACTATCTCTTGATCAAAACGAAATCAGTGAACCATTTAGAAGCCAGTTTGGCTGGCACATTGTGCAATTACTAGACAAACGTGTTGCAGACAAAACTGAGCAAGCTAAACGTAATCGTGCACATGGCATGTTGTTTAATCGTAAATTTAAAGAAGAAAGCTTTAACTGGCAGCAAGAAATGCGCGAACAAGCCCATGTTGAAATTTTCCCAATAGACGAATAATTATGACCTTAAGAATTGCGGTAACCCCTGGCGAGCCTGCAGGCATTGGCCCTGACTTGCTATTAAAATTGGCACAGCACAGCTGGGATGCACAACTAGTAGCGATTGCAGATGCTTCGCTACTAAAGCAGCGCGCTAAACATTTAGGTTTAAACATTAAATTAATTGAATTTGATGAAAGCGCTGAAGCCATGCCTACTGCTGCTGGCAGCTTATACATAAAACAGATTGATTTAGCCGAGCCGGTTGAGCTGGGTGTACTGAATGACGCAAACGGTCAATACGTATTAGACACTCTACGTATTGCTAGTGAAAAAAATATGGACGGCACTTTTGATGCCGTTGTTACTGGCCCTGTTCATAAAGGTATTATTAACCAAGCCGGTATTTCTTTTAGTGGCCACACTGAGTACTTTGCTCAGCAGTCGGGCACTGCTGATGTTGTTATGTTATTAGCCACAGAAGGTCTGCGAGTTGCACTAGTAACAACACATATTCCGCTTGCTTATGTCTCTCGTGCGATTACCCAAGAGCGACTAGTTAAAGTGGCAAATATTCTTAATCATGACTTAAAAACTAAGTTTGGTATTGAGCAACCACGTATTTTAGTCTGTGGCTTAAACCCGCACGCTGGTGAAGATGGCCATTTAGGCCGCGAAGAAATCGACACGATTACGCCTACACTTGACATACTAAGAGCTGAGGGGATGAACTTAATCGGGCCTTTACCAGCTGATACGTTATTTCAAGATAAATACCTAAATGAAGCTGATGCAGTGTTGGCTATGTATCACGATCAGGGATTACCTGTGCTAAAATACAAAGGATTTGGTAAGTCTGTGAATATAACTCTCGGCCTTCCATTTATCCGCACTTCAGTCGACCACGGTACTGCGCTTGATTTAGCCGGTACCGGTGATGCTGATGTTGGCAGTTTTGAATTAGCGATCCGCGAAGCAATTAAGCTCGCCCATGAAAAAGCACAGAATCAATGACCGATAAAGTACACTTAGGACACCGCGCCCGTAAACGTTTTGGCCAAAACTTTTTATTCGATGAATCAATTATCGATAAAATCGTCACCGCTATAGATCCCAAGCCGCAAGATAATTTAGTAGAAATTGGCCCAGGCCTAGGCGCTATTACTGAGCCTGTAGCCGATTTAAGCGGCCATTTAACGGTTGTTGAGCTAGATAAAGATTTAGCCCAACGTTTAATTGAGCACCCTTTTTTAGGGCCTAAATTAACCGTAAACCAAGGCGATGCAATGAAGTTTGATTTTGCAAGCCTAGTTAAAGACGACAAAAAGCTAAAAGTATTTGGTAACCTACCGTACAACATTTCTACTCCTTTGTTGTTTCATCTTTTTGAATTTGCCGATCATATTGAGCACATGCACTTTATGCTGCAAAAAGAAGTGGTAAAACGCATGGTTGCAGGCCCAGGCAGCAAAACCTTTGGCCGCTTGAGTGTAATGACTCAATACTACTGCAATGCGATGCCTGTAGTAGAAGTACCACCAGAGTGCTTTAAACCTGCACCTAAAGTAGATTCTGCGGTTATTCGCTTAATCCCCAAAAAGGCAGAGCAGCGCACAGCTAAGAGCGTTAAAATATTAAATACAGTCTGTTTAGAAGCGTTTAATCAACGTCGTAAAACACTGCGCAACAGCCTAGGCAACCTTTTAACCGCTGAAGAGTTAACCAGCATTGGCATTGATATTACCCTGCGTGCTGAGAGCCTGTCGTTACAACAATTTATTGATATAGCTAACTGGATTTATGACAACAAGCAGTAATATGGGATCACCTGTAAAGGTATCTGTAGAAACATTTTATGTAGAAGAGCAATCGCAACCTGAACTTGATAAATTTGTATTTGCTTACTCCGTTACTATAAAAAACCACAGTTTATGTAGTGCAAAACTACTTAGCCGCTATTGGTTAATTACCGATGCCAATGGTAAAGAAGTAGAAGTGCAAGGCGAAGGTGTGGTAGGTGAAACCCCAGATATAGCCCCAGGTGAAAGTTACAAATACACCAGTGGTGCAATATTAGATACTCCCGTAGGCACCATGCAAGGGCATTACACTTTACGAAACGAGTTTGGTGCTGAGTTTGAAGCACCCATAAATGTGTTCCGTTTAGCTTGCCCTAATATCTTACACTGATAAAAAACAGCATCTAATGGCCGACTACGCAATAGGTGATTTACAAGGCTGCTTTAACGAATTTAATTTATTGTTAAAGCAAGTCGACTTTAACCCTAGCAAAGATCATCTCTACCTAGTGGGTGATATTGTTGCTCGCGGCCCAGACTCCAAAGCGTGCCTTGATTATATTTATCAGCACCAAGATAGTGTTAGTGTTACATTAGGCAATCACGACTTGCATATGATTGCCTGTTATTTAAATAATGTTGCCCCTAATCCCAAAGACAAACTAACGACACTGTTCAACAGTAGCAAACTCCCCGACTACATCGCGTTTTTACAAACTCAACCTTTAGCTCTTTATCTAGAGCAATATGACTGCTTTATTTCACACGCGGGGCTAAACCCTGACTGGTCGTGCGAGCAAGCCATTAAGCACGCTCAATTTGCGCAGCAATGCTATGGTGCTGATAACGCTCAGTTCTTCTTAAAAAACATGTATCAGCCTCATCCACTCAAATGGAGTGAGCAACATGATGACGCTGCTAAATTTCGGTATATCGTTAATTATTTCACCCGCATGCGCTTTATTACGCCTGATAACTTGCTTAATTTTAATGCAAAAGAAGCAACAACAAATTCCTCATCATTAATCCCTTGGTTTTCTCATCCTAAAATAGTGAATGCTCAACATGACCTTATTTTTGGACATTGGGCAGCTCTTGAAGGACAAACTCCCTACAAACACCTATACGCACTAGACACTGGTTGCGTTTGGGGCGGCTCAATGACCTTAATAGATTTACAAAGCAAACAAAAATTTTCAGAAAAATCACAACTTTTGTCTAAATAAACTGAAAAAAGTTAATACATCTGTTAAGTTTAAGAGTGCATGTTAAATCGTATAATTACAAACTATTCACAACAGTGTGTAAAAAATAGCAACACTCTCATAATCAAATTGATGATGAGTAAAATTGCCTTTTATTATTTTATATCCATAATCGAATAGTTTAATTATGCATTCTTAGCGTGTGATGTAGTTTCACGGTAAATTTAGCAACTAACTATTAACAGTAAAAATTAATTATTTTTAATTACTTAACTTATTGTTGAAAGCGCCGATAAGTTTTAATAGACGTATTTTTGAATGGAAAACCATATGAATCTAACAGTGAGTCAACGTATTTGGGGTGGTTTTATATTTATCACTTCATTACTTTTAATTATTGGCGGTAACTCTTTAATAAAAATAGCAAATATAGATCGTTCAACTCAAAAAGTTAATCAACTATCGCTTCCGGCATTAAACAAGAGCGCTCAATTACAAGCTGAATTTATTTTGATGAGTAAGGCTGCTCAAGCCAGCTTTCATACTTCGTCAGCTCAAGAGCTAGCACCAATAAAAGCACAGATAGAAGAACAAAAGCAGTTATTTGATAGCTTACATCGCGAGCTGCAACAGGTCGTAAAAGATGATCCGCAATTAAATAAGAGCAGCCTTGAAGTTGAAAAAACCTACTTAAGCTTTTTAAACATTATAGAGAGCCTACTTAAAGATAAAAACACTCAGTTAGTGCTTAACAAAAAGCTCAAAGCGCAATTAGAAACCGTTGAGCTTGCTGCAGAAGATGCCAACTCTATGGTTCTTGATATTATTGATATTGATGGCTTAGAAGATAACTACCCTCGTGCTTATCAAGCAGCTAATAACCTTGAAAATAACTTTATGTCTGTGGTTACCAGTAGCACCGACATGTTAACTGTGAAAACACTTAACACGCTCGATATTATTAAAAATGAACAAGTGTATTACTTTGAAGAAGTGGTTCGTACTGTTGCATTAATACAACCTGCGATAGAGCAAAGCCACAGCAGCTTGTTTAACGACTTAAAAGGTTATGTAGATACACTTGAGAGCAATATCTTAGGCAACGATAGCCTTTCAGCGAATAAAAAGCGCCTTATTGATGCAATCAGCACAACTGAGCGTGAATTAGAAGAGTCTGAAAAAGCCACTAAAACAGCACTTAGCCAAATAGACGAATTAGTATTACAAGCCAGCGGCGTTGCATTTACTTTGCAAGAAGGCGTACGCAGCGATGTAAACTCAGCTAATTTATGGACTTGGATAGGCATGATCATTGCGACTATTATCGCTGTGCTTGTAGCCATCATTACTGTTAACCGTATTACTAAGCCATTAGCAGAAGTTAACCGCATTTTAGATATTGTTGCCAGTGGTGATATGACTCAACGCTTAGATGACAGCGCAAAAGATGAGTTTGGTGAATTGTCGAAAAGCTGTAATACCTTAATTGATAGCTTACGTAGCTTAATTACCGGTATTATTTCACGTTCAACACAACTTGCAGCCGCTTCTGAGCAAACTTCAACAATTACCGGTGAATCAAGCAAAGCGATTAGTAATCAACAAGCGCAAGTAGAGCAAGCTGCAACCGCAACCACTGAAATGAGCAGTACTTCACAAACTGTAAGTAACAGTGCACAACAAGCACTGAGTGAAATTAAAAATGCCGATAAAGAAGCTGAACGTGTTAAAGGCATTTCAAATCAAAACAAAGCAACCATTGAACAACTCGCTTACGAAGTCGATGAAGCATCAAGTGTTATTAATAAACTACACAAAGATAGCGCATCAATTGGTAGTATTTTAGACGTTATTCGTGGCATTGCAGAACAAACTAACTTACTTGCACTTAATGCGGCCATTGAGGCAGCGCGTGCCGGAGAATACGGTAGAGGGTTTGCCGTGGTAGCTGATGAAGTAAGATCACTTGCAAGTAAAACACAAGAGTCGACCCAAGAAATTCAATCTATGATTGAATCACTACAGTCTGGCGCTGAAGAAGCAGTTAAGGCAATGGAAAAAGGTAAAGAACGTGCCGTTTCGTGTGTTGAACAAAGTGACTTAGCCAATAGTGCGCTGGATTCAATTACCCTTGCGGTATCACAAGCGCACAATGTCAGTGAAGAGATATCAACAGCAGCACAAGAGCAACAACAAGTGTCACAAGAGATCAGTGAACGCTTAGAGTCTATTGTTGCTATCGCCGAGCAAACAGCAGAAGGTGCTGTACAAACTAATATTTCAAGTTCAGAAGTGGCTAAGTTAGCCGAAGAACTAAGAATATCAGTAGAGAACTTTAAAGTATAAATATCGCACTGTAAGTAGCCCTAGGGCTACTTACAGCTCACACCCTAGTGAAGTCATAGTAAAACACCCACTTCCTCATTAGGTGTGCTTACATGCCCCACAATCTCACTCTAAATACACAACACTCAACTGCTTAGTCCGTAAAGTCATTTAATGCCCATACTCTTTATGTTCTCTTTGGTTATACCCATTCGCTTAATTAAGTGGTCTATTTTGAAGATGAAAAAACGTGTTGATAGCAAGGCAAAAAAATTGCTATTTAGTTGTTCTAAATGAGAATTTTTTAACGCAGATAGCGACACGTTTAGTCCTGTAAAATGATTAAGTATTATTGCGAATTGGTATTAGATGGACATTATTACGGTAGGTATATTTTCGGTAGCTAACAGAGTGGATTTAAAAACAAAAAACCCAGCATAAGCTGGGTTTTTACATTTCTGAAAGAAAACTAAATTACTTGATTTTAGCTTCTTTGAAAATCACATGTTTACGAGCCTTAGGATCGAACTTTTTGATTTCCATTTTTTCAGGCATGTTACGCTTGTTCTTGTCGGTAGTGTAGAAAAAACCAGTACCAGCAGTTGAAACTAAACGGATCTTATCGCGCATAATTCAGTTCCTTAAACTTTTTCGCCACGAGCACGGATTTCTGTAAGAACCGTGTCAATGCCTTTTTTATCGATAATACGCATACCTTTAGTAGTAGTGCGTAATGTTACAAAACGTTTTTCACTTTCAACCCAAAAACGGTGTGTTTGTAGGTTAGGTAGGAAACGACGTTTAGTCGCGTTTCTCGCGTGTGAACGGTGGTTACCAACCGCTGGACGCTTACCTGTAACTTGACATACTTTAGACATGTCTATATATCTCCAATAACTTCGCTCGAGCTTAATTTTTCCCTAAGGCCATGTATTTGTGCCCTAGAGATAAATCGAAGGGCGCTCTTTATACAGCTTTTACAGGCAAAGATCAAATACTGATCTTATCCAACCAGCTCATGTGTAAATTTTATAGCGGCTAATTATAAAGATCGAATGCCCTTAGGGAAAGTAAAAACTGCATTTAAATTAAACTAATTTGCCAAAACACACTAAACCGCTCATTTTTAGCACATATCTGCGAGCGATAAACTTAAATAAGTCCCCGTTCAGCAAACGAAACACAATTTTCACCACCAATAATAATATGATCCAACACATTTATGTCGACTAATTGCAGTGCTTGGCATAATTTATTGGTAATTAGCTTATCGGCCTGACTCGGTTCTGCAATACCACTTGGGTGATTATGTGAAAAAATAACCGCTGCCGCATTATTTTTTAACGCTGCTTTGACTACTTCACGGGGATACACACTGGCTGCGTTAATCGTACCATAAAATAAGATTTCATCTTTCAATAAACGATTTTGGCTATCAAGATACAACACCATAAACACCTCCTGCTGCAGCCCTCGCATTTGCAAGGTTAAATAGTCGTATACAGCTTGAGGGGAGTTAAAAACGGCATCGCGAACAAAGCCTTCTTGCATATAACGTTGACTCAGCTCAAGTACCGCTTGTAGCTGTACATATTTAGCTGTTCCTAGCCCTTTTTGCGCACAAAATTCATCTATGCTGGCATTAAACAAATTATGCAGGGTTTTATTTTCATTGAGCAGGTGCTGTGCCAGCTCTATCGCATTCATACCGGGTAAACCAGTACGTAAAAATATAGCCAATAGTTCAGCATCAGAGAGTGCCTTTGCGCCTTTTTCTAGCAGCTTTTCTCGCGGTCTGAGTGAATTAGGCAGAGAGGTTAATTGCATCGTTCATCCTTGAAAGCGGTCAGTATCATATAACTGTAATGCAAAATTAAAAATTAGCGCGATAAAACGCATTTTATCTTAGCTGTCACGCTCAAGATTTGTTATTTTAGCCAGCATATTTTATAAAATTGATGAACAACCATGATTAATTTAACAAATAAAAAAATAGTGCTGGGAATTAGCGGTGGAATTGCAGCCTATAAATGTGCCGAACTCGTAAGACGTTTAAAAGACCATGGTTGTGACGTTAAAGTTGTAATGACTGAATCAGCAAAGCATTTTATTACCCCGCTAACGATGCAAGCAGTCAGTGGTGAAATGGTGTCTGACTCATTACTCGACCCATCAGCAGAAGCTGCAATGGGACATATTGAATTTGCCAAATGGGCTGATTTAATTTTAGTTGCCCCTGCCACCAGCAATATTATTGCAAAAATGGCCGCAGGCATTGCTGATGACCTACTCACTACGTTATTGCTCGCAACCCCTGCAAAAGTAGCCATAGCGCCGGCAATGAATCAGCAAATGTACGCACATCTTGCAACGCAAGCTAATATAGCCACTTTAAAGGCGCGTGGCGTTGCTGTTTGGGGACCTGGTAAGGGTGAGCAAGCCTGTGGTGATGTAGGTGCAGGGCGAATGCTTGAACCGCATGAATTAGTGAGTTTATGCACTGAACCTGCGCAACCACAACTCTTAGCGGGTAAAACCATTACTATTACCGCAGGTCCAACCCGAGAACCTCTCGATCCGGTGCGTTTTATATCAAACCACAGCTCAGGAAAAATGGGCTATGCACTAGCACAAGCTGCTTTATCATTTGGCGCACAAGTTAACTTAATTTCAGGCCCGGTAACCATTACCGCACCGCAAGGGGTTAATTTAATTAATATAGAAAGTGCTGAGCAACTATTGCAAGAGTCACTCAATTACGCTCCTCAATCAGACGCCTTTATTGGCTGCGCTGCTGTAGCCGATTACCGTGCAGCAAATATCGCCACACAAAAGATGAAAAAACAAGGTGATGAACTCACTCTTAGCTTAGTTAAGAACCCAGACGTTATAGCAGCGGTGGCAAACCTTACACAAAGCCGCCCTTACACTGTCGGCTTTGCAGCAGAAACGCAAAATGTTGCTAATTACGCTAAAGGGAAACTAGCCAATAAAAACCTCGATATGATTTGTGCTAACGACGTATCGCAAAGTGATTTGGGCTTTAATTCAGAGCGTAACGCACTCACTCTTTACTGGCAAAATGAACAACTCGATTTACCTGAGACCAGCAAAACAGAAATAGCCATCAAAGTGATCGAACAGCTTGCCAAACGATTATAAAAAGGCTGGAAACAAACTGAATAAAACATTAACATGATGACGCCTTGTGACCTTTTAGTGTAATTTTATCTCGCTAATATAGTTTAATGCTTGCGCAGTACCAGAGCTTCACCGTAACACGTGAAAATACCGTCTCACTGGTTACTGCCTGTAGCAGCACTAGGCCGGTAGCTGTGTTATCGCACATTGATGTAGAAAAAATAACTATTAAAAAAGGAATGTTCATGCCTGCGACAAAAAAAAGTAATCGCAAAGAGCAAATACTGCAAGCACTCGCACAAATGTTAGAAACCAGCCCTGGCCAGCGTATTACAACAGCCAAACTTGCCGCAGAAGTTGGCGTATCTGAAGCCGCTCTTTATCGCCACTTTCCTAGCAAAGCGCGGATGTTTGAAGGATTAATAGAATTTATTGAAGATACCCTGCTATCACGTATTAATCTTATTTTAGATAACGAAAAAGAAAGCAAAGCACGCGTATACAATACCCTATTACTGTTGCTAACGTTTGCTGAGAAAAACCCTGGCATTACTCGTATATTAACAGGCGACGCTCTACAAGGAGAACAAGAGCGACTTCGTGAGCGTGTACAGGGCTTATTTGAAAAACTAGAAACCCAATTTAAACAAATTCTTAGAGAGCGTAAGCTACGTGAAGGTAAAAACTTCCAAAGCGATGAGTTAACCCTAGCTAACTTTTTGCTTGCCTACGTTGAAGGTAAAATGAATCAGTTTGTGCGCAGTAATTTTAGTGCTCGCCCAAGTGAGCAATTTGAAAAACAATGGCCAGAATTACAAAAAATTTGGTTATAAGGTTTTAGGTAATCTTGCCAG
Coding sequences within it:
- the surA gene encoding peptidylprolyl isomerase SurA is translated as MNLKKLLTSAVLTFSLCQSAFAAPVEIDKVIGIVNQGVILKSEVDTIVDRVKKQAEEQDQQLPKDETLRVQAIERLVNQTLMMQMAERMGLEISDSQLDQTLANMAKEQGGTIADLRRTIEASGESFQAYREEIRKEITTQQVTRANVDRRIYVSDQEIDNLLKIMDSQGQNAEEYDIGHILIDIPSGASADDVSSAKTRADKVIELLQDGQEFKRIAISSSSGSKALEGGQLGWMGINEMPSLFAEAVKGEKKDAIIGPLRSGAGFHIIKVQDVRGRQVVETTEIKSRHILIKPSIILSEEKARTMLAGFVKDLRAGNADFAELAKEHSQDPGSALKGGQYDWTDPTTYVPAFRDTLLSLDQNEISEPFRSQFGWHIVQLLDKRVADKTEQAKRNRAHGMLFNRKFKEESFNWQQEMREQAHVEIFPIDE
- the pdxA gene encoding 4-hydroxythreonine-4-phosphate dehydrogenase PdxA, encoding MTLRIAVTPGEPAGIGPDLLLKLAQHSWDAQLVAIADASLLKQRAKHLGLNIKLIEFDESAEAMPTAAGSLYIKQIDLAEPVELGVLNDANGQYVLDTLRIASEKNMDGTFDAVVTGPVHKGIINQAGISFSGHTEYFAQQSGTADVVMLLATEGLRVALVTTHIPLAYVSRAITQERLVKVANILNHDLKTKFGIEQPRILVCGLNPHAGEDGHLGREEIDTITPTLDILRAEGMNLIGPLPADTLFQDKYLNEADAVLAMYHDQGLPVLKYKGFGKSVNITLGLPFIRTSVDHGTALDLAGTGDADVGSFELAIREAIKLAHEKAQNQ
- the rsmA gene encoding 16S rRNA (adenine(1518)-N(6)/adenine(1519)-N(6))-dimethyltransferase RsmA; this encodes MTDKVHLGHRARKRFGQNFLFDESIIDKIVTAIDPKPQDNLVEIGPGLGAITEPVADLSGHLTVVELDKDLAQRLIEHPFLGPKLTVNQGDAMKFDFASLVKDDKKLKVFGNLPYNISTPLLFHLFEFADHIEHMHFMLQKEVVKRMVAGPGSKTFGRLSVMTQYYCNAMPVVEVPPECFKPAPKVDSAVIRLIPKKAEQRTAKSVKILNTVCLEAFNQRRKTLRNSLGNLLTAEELTSIGIDITLRAESLSLQQFIDIANWIYDNKQ
- the apaG gene encoding Co2+/Mg2+ efflux protein ApaG gives rise to the protein MTTSSNMGSPVKVSVETFYVEEQSQPELDKFVFAYSVTIKNHSLCSAKLLSRYWLITDANGKEVEVQGEGVVGETPDIAPGESYKYTSGAILDTPVGTMQGHYTLRNEFGAEFEAPINVFRLACPNILH
- a CDS encoding symmetrical bis(5'-nucleosyl)-tetraphosphatase — protein: MADYAIGDLQGCFNEFNLLLKQVDFNPSKDHLYLVGDIVARGPDSKACLDYIYQHQDSVSVTLGNHDLHMIACYLNNVAPNPKDKLTTLFNSSKLPDYIAFLQTQPLALYLEQYDCFISHAGLNPDWSCEQAIKHAQFAQQCYGADNAQFFLKNMYQPHPLKWSEQHDDAAKFRYIVNYFTRMRFITPDNLLNFNAKEATTNSSSLIPWFSHPKIVNAQHDLIFGHWAALEGQTPYKHLYALDTGCVWGGSMTLIDLQSKQKFSEKSQLLSK
- a CDS encoding methyl-accepting chemotaxis protein; the encoded protein is MNLTVSQRIWGGFIFITSLLLIIGGNSLIKIANIDRSTQKVNQLSLPALNKSAQLQAEFILMSKAAQASFHTSSAQELAPIKAQIEEQKQLFDSLHRELQQVVKDDPQLNKSSLEVEKTYLSFLNIIESLLKDKNTQLVLNKKLKAQLETVELAAEDANSMVLDIIDIDGLEDNYPRAYQAANNLENNFMSVVTSSTDMLTVKTLNTLDIIKNEQVYYFEEVVRTVALIQPAIEQSHSSLFNDLKGYVDTLESNILGNDSLSANKKRLIDAISTTERELEESEKATKTALSQIDELVLQASGVAFTLQEGVRSDVNSANLWTWIGMIIATIIAVLVAIITVNRITKPLAEVNRILDIVASGDMTQRLDDSAKDEFGELSKSCNTLIDSLRSLITGIISRSTQLAAASEQTSTITGESSKAISNQQAQVEQAATATTEMSSTSQTVSNSAQQALSEIKNADKEAERVKGISNQNKATIEQLAYEVDEASSVINKLHKDSASIGSILDVIRGIAEQTNLLALNAAIEAARAGEYGRGFAVVADEVRSLASKTQESTQEIQSMIESLQSGAEEAVKAMEKGKERAVSCVEQSDLANSALDSITLAVSQAHNVSEEISTAAQEQQQVSQEISERLESIVAIAEQTAEGAVQTNISSSEVAKLAEELRISVENFKV
- the rpmG gene encoding 50S ribosomal protein L33, giving the protein MRDKIRLVSTAGTGFFYTTDKNKRNMPEKMEIKKFDPKARKHVIFKEAKIK
- the rpmB gene encoding 50S ribosomal protein L28 — translated: MSKVCQVTGKRPAVGNHRSHARNATKRRFLPNLQTHRFWVESEKRFVTLRTTTKGMRIIDKKGIDTVLTEIRARGEKV
- the radC gene encoding DNA repair protein RadC, whose amino-acid sequence is MQLTSLPNSLRPREKLLEKGAKALSDAELLAIFLRTGLPGMNAIELAQHLLNENKTLHNLFNASIDEFCAQKGLGTAKYVQLQAVLELSQRYMQEGFVRDAVFNSPQAVYDYLTLQMRGLQQEVFMVLYLDSQNRLLKDEILFYGTINAASVYPREVVKAALKNNAAAVIFSHNHPSGIAEPSQADKLITNKLCQALQLVDINVLDHIIIGGENCVSFAERGLI
- the coaBC gene encoding bifunctional phosphopantothenoylcysteine decarboxylase/phosphopantothenate--cysteine ligase CoaBC; translated protein: MINLTNKKIVLGISGGIAAYKCAELVRRLKDHGCDVKVVMTESAKHFITPLTMQAVSGEMVSDSLLDPSAEAAMGHIEFAKWADLILVAPATSNIIAKMAAGIADDLLTTLLLATPAKVAIAPAMNQQMYAHLATQANIATLKARGVAVWGPGKGEQACGDVGAGRMLEPHELVSLCTEPAQPQLLAGKTITITAGPTREPLDPVRFISNHSSGKMGYALAQAALSFGAQVNLISGPVTITAPQGVNLINIESAEQLLQESLNYAPQSDAFIGCAAVADYRAANIATQKMKKQGDELTLSLVKNPDVIAAVANLTQSRPYTVGFAAETQNVANYAKGKLANKNLDMICANDVSQSDLGFNSERNALTLYWQNEQLDLPETSKTEIAIKVIEQLAKRL
- the slmA gene encoding nucleoid occlusion factor SlmA; protein product: MPATKKSNRKEQILQALAQMLETSPGQRITTAKLAAEVGVSEAALYRHFPSKARMFEGLIEFIEDTLLSRINLILDNEKESKARVYNTLLLLLTFAEKNPGITRILTGDALQGEQERLRERVQGLFEKLETQFKQILRERKLREGKNFQSDELTLANFLLAYVEGKMNQFVRSNFSARPSEQFEKQWPELQKIWL